Proteins encoded within one genomic window of Deltaproteobacteria bacterium:
- the dnaX gene encoding DNA polymerase III subunit gamma/tau gives MSYQVISRKWRPSAFSEVVGQEHVVRTLSNAVKSGRVGHAYIFSGPRGVGKTTVARILAKCLQCEKGPTVEPCGTCEMCKGVSTSSSVDVLEIDGASNTGVDNIRELRESVKYAPTAGKYKIYIIDEVHMLSDSAFNALLKTLEEPPPHVVFIFATTEPHDIPLTIQSRCQRFDFRRVPLKKIHAHLSVIAKKENIEIDEEALYMIIREGEGSVRDSQSILEQVVAFSGTKIGSVEVSSALGLMDRSVICDLATAVIARDAKTCLTIVERIHDFGYDLKKAASDLIELVRDLTVIKVLGDSSSLDLPEIEAERLKKMASEADEERLQLLFAVISKGYEGVVRSSTPRFSLEMSLIGACSVEGLRPVSELISRFEALEKGSTSPRGPVGAVKGVGADVAAKAEVKKNSFSRPVSEDSGARTEPLKKVTAAGEAPLPKPESPAAASNDGEDRKESYDEEKTVDGFLKLIEKKDERLAKALRQGSSSFNGIDVEFAVDGAGYGMIIVRDALLNETARSYFGGKVSFKVLKSGAAEDAAVKPAPEDALVKAALKTFGGRIIDERRRGDV, from the coding sequence ATGTCATACCAGGTCATATCCAGAAAGTGGCGTCCTTCGGCGTTCTCCGAGGTAGTCGGGCAGGAGCACGTAGTGAGGACCCTTTCCAATGCCGTAAAGAGCGGCAGGGTCGGGCACGCCTATATTTTCTCCGGGCCAAGGGGGGTGGGGAAGACTACTGTTGCGAGGATTCTCGCAAAGTGCCTTCAGTGCGAAAAGGGGCCGACTGTTGAGCCTTGCGGCACATGCGAGATGTGCAAGGGCGTTAGCACTTCTTCGTCGGTAGACGTTCTCGAGATAGACGGCGCATCGAACACAGGCGTTGACAACATACGGGAGTTAAGGGAGAGCGTTAAGTACGCCCCGACCGCCGGCAAGTATAAGATATATATAATCGACGAAGTCCACATGCTTTCGGACTCGGCCTTTAACGCGCTCTTAAAGACCCTCGAAGAGCCGCCGCCCCACGTTGTATTCATATTCGCAACGACCGAGCCCCACGATATTCCGCTTACCATACAGTCCAGGTGCCAGAGGTTCGATTTCAGGAGGGTGCCGCTAAAGAAGATACATGCGCATCTTTCCGTTATAGCGAAGAAGGAAAATATCGAGATAGACGAAGAGGCCCTCTACATGATAATCAGGGAGGGCGAGGGAAGTGTGAGGGATTCGCAAAGCATACTTGAGCAGGTAGTGGCGTTTTCGGGAACGAAGATAGGAAGCGTCGAGGTCTCATCGGCGCTTGGCCTGATGGACCGTTCAGTCATATGCGACCTTGCCACGGCAGTAATCGCCAGGGACGCTAAGACGTGCCTTACAATAGTTGAACGGATACACGACTTTGGGTATGATTTAAAAAAGGCCGCGTCGGATTTGATAGAGCTTGTTCGCGACCTTACGGTAATAAAGGTGCTTGGCGATTCTTCCTCCCTCGATTTGCCCGAGATTGAGGCGGAAAGGCTCAAGAAGATGGCCTCCGAGGCTGACGAAGAGAGGCTGCAGCTTCTTTTTGCCGTTATTTCGAAAGGGTACGAGGGCGTTGTCAGGTCTTCTACTCCGAGGTTTTCTCTGGAGATGTCGCTTATAGGCGCGTGTTCGGTCGAGGGGCTTCGCCCTGTTTCAGAGCTTATATCGAGGTTTGAGGCATTGGAGAAGGGCTCTACGTCGCCGCGCGGGCCTGTTGGCGCTGTGAAAGGTGTTGGCGCGGATGTGGCGGCAAAGGCCGAGGTAAAAAAAAATAGTTTTTCAAGGCCGGTGAGCGAAGATAGCGGCGCTAGGACGGAGCCTTTGAAAAAGGTTACGGCAGCCGGGGAAGCTCCCTTGCCAAAGCCCGAATCCCCGGCGGCTGCCTCTAATGACGGTGAGGATCGCAAAGAATCTTACGACGAAGAAAAAACGGTAGACGGGTTTTTAAAGCTTATAGAGAAAAAGGATGAGCGTCTTGCAAAGGCGCTTAGGCAGGGAAGCTCGAGTTTTAACGGCATTGATGTCGAGTTCGCGGTAGACGGCGCCGGGTATGGGATGATAATCGTAAGGGATGCTCTTTTAAACGAGACCGCGCGTTCTTATTTTGGCGGCAAGGTCTCTTTCAAGGTTTTAAAGTCAGGCGCGGCCGAGGACGCCGCAGTAAAGCCTGCTCCCGAGGATGCGCTCGTTAAGGCGGCGCTAAAGACCTTTGGCGGCAGGATAATCGATGAACGCAGGAGGGGCGATGTCTAA
- a CDS encoding tetratricopeptide repeat protein yields the protein MIQYNIMKLRGFSMLVVIALALTSCMPKYISSKDREESSLRCKAGEFYFAKGEYAKALSEFVRAVEVNPENDGCRQILGLTYLAKKLYPEAIREFSVIIKKNPESATTHVNIGAVYMELKEWDTAIYHYDIAAKNVFYTSPELAYSNMGWAYYNKGAYDKALINLGKAIEIRKDYALPYYNTAMVYEKLGKDDEAVKSYEKAVKFDERFVDAHYRMGQVYLRLKKKAEAAAAFKKVVELEPDGDRARAAKDYLGMIK from the coding sequence GTGATACAGTATAACATTATGAAGTTACGCGGTTTTTCCATGCTCGTGGTCATTGCCCTTGCGCTTACGTCCTGTATGCCGAAGTATATTTCGTCAAAGGACAGAGAGGAGAGCAGCCTAAGGTGCAAGGCCGGAGAGTTTTATTTTGCCAAGGGCGAGTATGCCAAGGCACTGTCGGAGTTCGTAAGGGCGGTCGAGGTTAATCCCGAAAACGACGGCTGCAGGCAGATACTAGGGCTTACTTATCTGGCAAAGAAGCTTTATCCGGAGGCAATAAGGGAATTCAGCGTGATTATAAAGAAAAACCCAGAAAGCGCCACGACACATGTCAACATCGGTGCTGTGTACATGGAGCTTAAGGAATGGGATACGGCTATATATCATTATGACATTGCGGCAAAGAACGTTTTTTATACATCACCGGAGTTGGCGTATAGCAATATGGGTTGGGCGTATTATAACAAAGGGGCTTATGATAAAGCCCTTATAAACCTTGGCAAGGCCATTGAGATAAGGAAAGACTACGCTCTGCCTTACTATAACACGGCCATGGTGTATGAGAAACTCGGCAAGGACGACGAGGCTGTAAAGAGCTATGAAAAGGCGGTAAAGTTCGACGAACGGTTCGTGGACGCGCATTACAGGATGGGGCAGGTGTATCTCAGGCTAAAGAAGAAGGCCGAGGCTGCAGCGGCATTCAAGAAGGTCGTTGAACTCGAACCCGATGGCGACAGGGCCAGGGCGGCAAAAGATTATCTTGGCATGATAAAGTAG
- a CDS encoding bacteriohemerythrin, which yields MPLIEWSDTYSVKNPSIDTQHKKLIGIINELHDAIGEGKGRDIVGKVISELVKYTKTHFSDEEKLMAEKKYPWLDEHKKFHQDLTGQVVNFEREFKDGKVALSHEVRKFLRGWILEHIMKEDTKYIPHLGA from the coding sequence ATGCCGCTTATCGAATGGAGCGACACTTACAGCGTAAAAAATCCAAGCATCGATACCCAGCACAAAAAACTTATTGGCATAATAAACGAACTTCACGACGCAATTGGCGAGGGAAAGGGTAGAGACATTGTCGGCAAAGTCATCTCGGAGCTTGTAAAGTACACAAAAACCCACTTCTCTGATGAAGAAAAACTTATGGCCGAGAAGAAGTACCCCTGGCTAGATGAGCATAAAAAGTTCCACCAGGACTTAACCGGCCAGGTCGTAAACTTCGAGCGCGAGTTCAAAGACGGCAAGGTAGCGCTAAGCCACGAAGTACGAAAGTTCCTAAGAGGCTGGATACTCGAACACATAATGAAGGAAGACACCAAGTACATCCCACACCTTGGCGCGTAA
- a CDS encoding DUF4115 domain-containing protein has product MERPGEYLKRERELRGVAFDDVCAALKLSRKKIKALEEDDYANLPHSTYVKGFIKSYCRHLGLDEADAVLRYEVYLRDVREREDAKAVKETEVRQEKVIGALPQPEKQGRTGFAVDRTLVISISILAVFIGIAAYAMLSTGDKAIESKTALEPKKDDTVAALPIGEAADKAVKEAEPQTKVVAQKTVAGAHILELVAKADVWVKVEADGREPREMTLRSGERKTLDQAASYLLTVGNAGNLELMLDGKSIGLSGASGRVVKVKVSGGDVVRTELEVKKKTVAAPAAAQTPPAVAPAAPEASGATAAPKNSGSAEDTKSNAIKNE; this is encoded by the coding sequence ATGGAAAGACCAGGCGAGTACCTGAAAAGGGAGAGAGAGTTAAGGGGCGTGGCGTTCGACGACGTTTGTGCCGCGCTAAAGCTTTCGAGAAAGAAGATAAAGGCCCTTGAGGAGGATGATTACGCAAACCTCCCCCACTCGACGTATGTGAAGGGCTTTATAAAATCGTATTGCCGTCATCTGGGGCTCGATGAGGCCGATGCGGTGCTTCGCTACGAGGTGTATTTAAGGGATGTCCGCGAGCGCGAGGACGCAAAGGCCGTAAAAGAGACCGAGGTGCGCCAGGAGAAGGTGATCGGCGCTTTGCCGCAGCCGGAAAAGCAGGGCAGGACGGGTTTTGCAGTTGACAGGACGCTGGTTATTTCGATTTCCATACTTGCGGTCTTCATAGGTATAGCGGCATACGCGATGCTCTCTACCGGCGATAAGGCAATCGAATCAAAAACGGCGCTTGAACCTAAAAAAGACGATACCGTAGCGGCGCTGCCAATTGGAGAAGCGGCCGATAAGGCCGTAAAAGAGGCCGAGCCGCAGACCAAGGTTGTGGCACAAAAGACGGTTGCAGGCGCTCATATTCTTGAACTCGTTGCAAAGGCAGATGTCTGGGTCAAGGTGGAGGCCGATGGCAGGGAGCCAAGGGAAATGACGCTTCGCTCCGGAGAGAGAAAGACGCTTGACCAGGCCGCCTCCTATCTGCTGACAGTAGGCAATGCCGGTAACCTCGAACTAATGCTTGATGGCAAGAGCATAGGACTTAGCGGCGCTTCCGGCCGTGTTGTAAAGGTAAAGGTATCTGGCGGCGATGTCGTAAGAACAGAGCTAGAGGTAAAGAAGAAGACCGTGGCCGCGCCTGCAGCAGCACAGACGCCGCCGGCGGTCGCACCGGCTGCGCCAGAGGCATCAGGCGCTACGGCAGCGCCAAAAAATAGCGGCAGCGCCGAAGATACGAAGAGTAACGCGATAAAGAACGAGTAA
- a CDS encoding GAF domain-containing protein: MESLIRCRKCGNKMKSSRVNDNKVKFLCSCGFSEYRPAPSKSRAINPHYSDQSLHGLKFDHSGEFYFESQRADRERMEIISLEEISMLASSDYDLDEVLRGVAEKTAKRLGVDICSIYLWDGEQLVMRGTYGLSQNGIGKAKLKIGEGITGSAVKEGKPLLIPDVTKDSRYKYFPETKEEQYRIKTMYSYPIFLSGEPFGVLNAQTVVLREFKEDEIYFVSVIANLILGAVKMRKGK; the protein is encoded by the coding sequence ATGGAATCCCTCATAAGATGCAGAAAATGCGGCAATAAGATGAAATCAAGCCGCGTAAACGACAACAAGGTCAAGTTCTTGTGCTCGTGCGGCTTCTCGGAATACCGCCCGGCCCCTTCGAAGAGCAGGGCCATAAACCCGCATTACTCCGATCAGAGCCTGCATGGACTCAAATTCGACCATTCCGGAGAGTTTTACTTCGAGAGCCAGAGGGCCGATAGAGAACGCATGGAGATTATCTCTCTTGAAGAGATAAGCATGCTCGCGTCCTCGGATTATGATCTCGACGAGGTGCTAAGGGGCGTTGCGGAAAAAACAGCAAAGAGGCTCGGCGTCGACATCTGCTCGATATACCTCTGGGACGGCGAGCAGCTCGTGATGAGGGGCACATACGGACTGTCGCAAAACGGCATAGGAAAGGCGAAGTTGAAAATAGGCGAGGGCATAACAGGCTCGGCGGTTAAGGAAGGTAAACCACTTCTTATCCCGGACGTTACGAAAGATTCGAGGTATAAGTATTTTCCCGAGACCAAGGAAGAGCAGTACAGGATAAAGACCATGTACTCGTATCCGATATTTCTATCGGGCGAGCCCTTTGGCGTGCTTAACGCCCAGACCGTGGTTTTAAGGGAGTTCAAGGAAGACGAAATATATTTCGTCTCCGTAATAGCCAATCTGATACTCGGCGCCGTTAAGATGAGGAAGGGCAAATAG
- the mtnP gene encoding S-methyl-5'-thioadenosine phosphorylase: MSERVIGVIGGSGLYEMEGLSEVKNVKVSTPFGDPSDEYITGRLGDAKLVFLPRHGRGHRLTPSEINYRANIYGMKKLGVEWLISVSAVGSMKEEIAPGHIVIVDQFFDRTSKRVSSFFGSGIVGHVEFAEPVCGNLSSVLYDASKKAGATVHKGGTYICIEGPQFSTKAESKTYRKWGVDVIGMTNIPEAKLAREAEICYATIALSTDYDCWHETEESVTVDMILETIRKNVSTAKAIIGHAAKGIAHPRNCKCASAMKFATVTDKKAIPEKTKKDLDIILGKYL; encoded by the coding sequence ATGAGCGAGAGAGTGATAGGCGTAATTGGCGGCAGCGGCCTTTATGAAATGGAAGGGCTAAGTGAGGTAAAAAACGTAAAAGTATCGACACCCTTTGGCGATCCTTCGGACGAGTACATAACCGGAAGGCTCGGGGACGCAAAGCTTGTGTTCCTGCCCCGTCACGGCCGTGGTCACAGGTTGACGCCAAGCGAGATAAACTACCGCGCAAACATCTACGGCATGAAGAAGCTAGGGGTTGAGTGGCTAATCTCTGTTTCCGCAGTCGGAAGCATGAAAGAGGAAATCGCGCCCGGGCACATAGTCATAGTCGACCAGTTCTTTGACAGGACAAGTAAGCGCGTAAGCTCGTTTTTCGGCTCGGGAATCGTTGGACATGTGGAATTCGCGGAGCCGGTTTGCGGTAATTTAAGTTCCGTTTTGTATGATGCCTCGAAGAAGGCGGGCGCAACGGTCCACAAGGGCGGCACCTACATCTGCATCGAGGGCCCGCAGTTCTCGACAAAGGCCGAGAGTAAGACCTACAGGAAGTGGGGCGTTGACGTAATCGGCATGACCAACATCCCTGAGGCAAAGCTCGCAAGAGAGGCAGAGATATGCTACGCAACGATTGCCCTCTCTACCGACTACGACTGCTGGCACGAGACAGAGGAGAGCGTTACCGTTGACATGATACTCGAGACCATACGGAAAAACGTCTCAACGGCAAAGGCCATAATAGGGCATGCGGCAAAGGGCATTGCGCATCCGAGAAACTGCAAGTGCGCCTCTGCCATGAAGTTCGCAACCGTTACCGATAAAAAGGCCATACCCGAGAAGACGAAGAAAGACCTCGACATAATACTCGGGAAGTATCTCTAA
- a CDS encoding PfkB family carbohydrate kinase: MDIIAVGSVAFDSVETPFGKANEVLGGSVTYFSASASYFAKVGVVAVVGDDFKPEHEKVFKDRGVDTRGIRKVAGGKTFRWKGKYEYDLNVAHTLDTQLNVFSSFKPEIPKEYGDAEFLFLGNIDPVIQEEVLSKVKKPRLIACDTMNFWIEGKPHELRRLLSKVEMLVINEAEARELAKTPNLVKAAKAILALGPKTLIVKRGEYGALMFSSNGIFSAPAYPLEDIFDPTGAGDSFAGGLVGYLAKSKDLSEKGLRRAIVFGSAMASFNVEAFSLKRLASLTEDEINKRYGAFKALTHFEEL; the protein is encoded by the coding sequence ATGGACATTATTGCCGTAGGTTCAGTTGCGTTCGATTCCGTCGAGACGCCGTTTGGAAAGGCAAACGAGGTGCTTGGCGGCTCGGTGACGTATTTTTCCGCTTCAGCAAGCTATTTCGCAAAGGTCGGCGTGGTGGCGGTAGTTGGCGACGATTTTAAGCCCGAGCACGAGAAGGTCTTTAAGGACAGGGGCGTTGATACGCGCGGCATAAGGAAGGTTGCCGGCGGAAAGACTTTCAGGTGGAAGGGCAAATACGAGTACGACTTAAACGTCGCGCACACGCTCGATACCCAGCTAAACGTATTTAGTTCCTTCAAGCCCGAGATACCCAAGGAGTACGGCGACGCGGAGTTCCTGTTTCTTGGCAATATCGATCCGGTAATCCAGGAAGAGGTGTTAAGCAAGGTAAAGAAACCCAGGCTCATAGCTTGCGATACGATGAACTTCTGGATAGAGGGCAAGCCCCATGAGCTAAGGCGCCTTCTCTCCAAGGTCGAGATGCTTGTTATAAACGAGGCCGAGGCAAGGGAACTTGCCAAGACGCCAAACCTCGTGAAGGCCGCGAAGGCAATACTTGCGCTTGGGCCAAAGACCCTGATTGTAAAGCGCGGTGAGTACGGCGCGTTGATGTTTAGTAGTAACGGCATATTCTCGGCCCCCGCATACCCGTTAGAAGACATATTCGACCCAACCGGCGCTGGCGACAGCTTTGCCGGAGGGCTCGTCGGGTATCTTGCAAAGTCAAAGGATTTAAGTGAGAAGGGGCTTCGCCGGGCGATAGTGTTCGGGAGCGCCATGGCCTCTTTTAATGTCGAGGCATTTAGCCTGAAGCGTCTTGCCTCTCTTACCGAGGACGAGATAAATAAGCGCTACGGCGCTTTTAAGGCATTGACCCATTTCGAGGAATTGTGA